ATGATACCCTAAAATTCATTATTTAAACCCTGGTACTTTTTATATAGTGATGGAATTTAAAAGTATCATTGTCTTTATTATACAAGAGAAAAAACAATATTTCAATACTAGCAATTTCATAAGTTCACAAAAATATCCACTTTATCCACTTTATCCACAGCCAAGAGTGGATAACTTATGTCAACTGTTCTTTTCGGATAAAAATCTCATCTAGATAATTTATTGTTTACATAATATTTGCATATCCACATTTGAAATTTTTATCCACAAAACTTATCCACATTTAATCTATCTTTTTCATTCATTTCCTCCAAAAATTTTATTATTCCATTATATATACCTTGAGCAATTTTTTTCTGATAATTTTCTAACTGCAATAATTTTTCCTCTTCTTCATTAGATAAAAAACCACATTCTATTAAAACAGATGGTATGTTCAATCCATTCAATAAATATACATCATCTCTTTTTTGGGGAACTCGAGTATTATTTATATCTAATATTAAGCGTAATTCCTCTTGAATGCATTCAGCTAATAACTTATTTTCTTGAAAGTCTTCATTATAAAAAACTTGAGCACCATAATATCTAGAATCTTTAAAGCTATTTAAATGGATTGATAAAAATATGTCACAATTTCCTTTTTCTATTATTTCCCTTCGCATATCTAAATCTTCTCTTTTTTTATCTGCTAAGGAGTTTTTATTTTCTCTTGTTATGATTACTTTACCTCCATTTTTTTCAATTATATCCTTTAATTTTAATGCTATTTTTAAATTTATATCAGCTTCCAAGATTCCATTTTTGCTCACAGTACCGGGATCCATACCTCCATGACCAGGATCTATACCTATTATCTTATCTATAATAAGTGGATTGATCGTGGGAATGGATTTATTTTTAATAAGTACTATTGATAAGATTATCAGTATACAAATTATGATTAGTAAAGAATATATATGTCTTTTTTTTACATATATTACTTTCAACATATCGCCCCCTCTAATGAAATATATGGTTAGAGAGGATTTTGTATTACAAAAAACAAAAAAACTGCCAAATTTCTATTGGCAGTTTCCATAAATATTTATCTCTTTGAAAATTGTGGTGCTTTTCTCGCTTTCTTTAAACCATATTTCTTTCTTTCTTTCATTCGTGGGTCCCTCGTTAATAAGCCTGCTTTTTTAAGTACAGGTCTTAATTCTTCATCAGCTTCTAATAAAGCTCTTGCTATTCCATGTCTAATGGCACCAGCTTGACCTGTAAATCCTCCACCATATACATTTACAAATACATCATATTTATCCAAAGTATCTGTTATTTCCAAAGGTTCTCTAACAAGAACTTTTAATGTATCAAAATCAAAATAATCATCTATATCTCTTTTATTTATGGTAATCTTTCCAGAACCAGGAAGTAATCTAACTCTTGCTACTGATGTCTTTCTTCTTCCTGTTCCTATATATTGTACATTAGCCACTTATAAAGCCCTCCTTTCTAATAACAATTAGAATTCATATAATTCTGGTTGTTGTGCTTCATGATTATGTTCCGGTCCACTATATACTCTCAACTTTTTAATCATTTTTCTTCCTAATCTATTCTTAGGCAACATCCCTTTTACTGCTAAATATATAGCTTTTTCTGGATTTTCCTTCATCATTCTACTATAAGGTATGGTTCTTAATCCTCCTGGATACCCTGTATGATATCTATATTTTTTCTGTTCCAATTTTTTCCCTGTCAATTTTACTTTATCAGCATTTATAATTATTACATAATCCCCAGTATCTACATGAGGAGTATATATAGGTTTATGTTTTCCTCTCAATATAGTAGCTACTTCTGAAGCTAATCTACCTAATACCTTACCTTCTGCATCTATTACATACCATTTTCTATCAATTTCATTTGGTTTAGCCATATAACTATTCATCTTTTTCCCTCCTTATCTAACATTGAGTTGTGTCTCAAAGTTCCGGGGCTTTTTAAACACTCTTATATATTCTAATACAAGGCAATATCAATGTCAAGACGTATTTTTAATAATAAACTCTTTCCAAAAAAAGCCCTTGCGGTGGCGCTGTAGGTCCTGCTAAATTTCTATTTTTAGATTCTATAATATGTGAAATATCACAGGGTTTTAATTTACCTTGTCCAATCTCTATTAGGGTACCTACTATTATCCTAACCATATTGTATAAAAATCCATTTCCTTCTATTTTAAATAATATTAACTCATTTTTCTTACTTAAATATGCATTGCTTATTGTTCTAACAGTACTCCTTACGTTGCTATTAGATGCCATAAAGGCTGAAAAATCATGAGTACCTATAACATACTTTGCTCCCTCTTTCATATTCTTATAATTCAAAGGATAGGGAACATGATATACAAATCTTCTATATATAGGATTTCTTATAGGATTATTATATATTAGGTACATATACTTTTTGCCAATAGCATCATATCTTGCATGAAAATCACAAGGTACTTCTTCTGATTCAATTATTGATATATCTTCTGGAAGTTTAGTATTTAATGCATATTTAAATTTATCTGGAGGAATAAAGGAGTTAGTCAAAAAATTGGCTACCTGCCCTAATGCATGAACTCCACTATCTGTCCTTCCAGAGGCTATTAAATTTACTTCTTCACCAGTAATACATTTTATAGCCCTTTCTATTTCACCTTGAATGCTATCTCCCTTTAACTGCTTTTGCCAACCTATATAGTTGGTACCTTCATATTGTATTGTTAATTTTATATTAGGCATATTATCCCTCTATATATAGGATATATATTTAGTAGACATTATAAATCCAAAGAATATGGCACATATACTAATTGCCAAGATATCGTTGGGTTTAAGCTTTAATTCATTTAATCTAGTCCTATTCTCTCCCCCACGATAACATCTAGCCTCCATTGCATTTGCTAGCTCATCTGCCCTTCTAAATGCATTTATAAATAAAGGCACTAGTAAAGGAACCAAATTTTTAGCACGATTCATTATATTACCCGATTCAAAATCTGCTCCTCTTGCCATTTGTGCTTTCATAATCTTATCTGTTTCTTCTAATAATGTGGGTATAAACCTTAAGGCAATGGTCATCATCATAGCCAATTCATGAGCTGGTAAACCAACTTTTCTAAAGGGGGATAGTAACTTTTCTATACCATCAGTTAAGGATATGGGGGATGTTGTCAATGTTAAAAGGGAAGTCCCTGTTATTAAAAATATAAGTCTTAGTGCCATAAATGTAGCTTGACTTAATCCTTCCTTAGTTATAGTGATAGGTCCTAGGGCTAAAAGTACTTCCCCTTTGGTAAATAGGGTATTTATAACAAAAGTTATAATTATTATAGGCATTAAGGGTTTTAAACCTTTAAATACATATTTAACAGGAATTTCAGATAGTTTTATGCTAACAAGTATAAAGGCTAATATTAATATATATGGATAAAATGTATCTATAAAAAATAATGAAATTATAAACATAGCTACTATTAAAATTTTTATCCTTGGGTCCAATCTATGGACAAATGTATCTTTTGGGAAATATTGACCTATCGTTATATCTTTAAGCATTTTTTCTACTCCTTAAATATCTTAATATTTCTTCCTTAGCCTCTTCTACAGTTATTATATCATCTCTCACTTCATTTCCTTTCTTTTTATATTGCCGCATAAACATCGTAATTTGAGGTATTCCTAATCCCATCTGCTCTAATTTTTCAGCCTGTTTAAATATCTCCCTGGTTTTCCCTTCCATAGCTATTTCTCCTTCATACATCACTATTATTTTATTTACAAGTTTAGCAATATCCTCCATACTATGAGAAACTAAAATTATGGTTATACCTTCTTCTTCATATAAGGATTGAATCCTTCCTAATACTTCATCTCTTCCTCTTGGGTCAAGTCCTGCAGTGGGCTCATCTAATACTAATACTTCTGGTTTCATTGCCAATATTCCTGCTATAGCAACTCTTCTTTTTTGTCCTCCACTTAATTCAAAAGGGGATCTATCCTTTATAGAATCATAGTCTAATCCTACTAATTCTATAGCTTTTTTCACCCGTGATTTTATTTCATCTTCTTCTAATCCTAAGTTTTTAGGTCCAAAGGCTACATCCTTATATACAGTTTCTTCAAATAGTTGATACTCTGGATATTGAAACACTAATCCTACTTTTTGTCTTATCTCTCTTAAATTAACCTCATTTGAAGTTATATCTATTCCATCTATAATTATTTTCCCAGATGTAGGTCTTATTAAGCCATTTAAATGCTGTACCAATGTAGATTTTCCAGAACCAGTATGCCCTATAAGCCCAATAAAGTCTCCTCTAGCTATATCTAAGTTTATATTGTTTAAAGCCTTTTTTTCGAAGGGAGTACCTGGATTATATATATAATTTAAGTTCTCTATTTTTATTATCATAGAGCATTCACCAATTCCTCTACTGTTAATATACTAGTATCTATATTTATGCCTTCTTTTTTTAATTCATAAGCTAGTTCTGTTACTTGAGGTACATCTAGCCCTAATGCTTTCATCCTTTCTACCTGACTAAATATCTCTCTAGGGTTACCTTCCATTACTATTTGTCCTTTTTTTATTACTAATATTCTATCAGCTTCAACAGCTTCGTCCATATAGTGAGTTATATGAACTATTGTTTTATGTTCTTCTTTATTGAGTTTTTTTATGGTGTTTATTATTTCTTTTCTACCATTGGGATCTAACATAGCGGTTGGTTCATCTAATATTATACATTCGGGTCGCATGGCTAGTATTCCTGCTATGGCTACTCTTTGTTTTTGCCCACCAGAAAGAAGATGGGGTGCATGTTTTTTATATTCAGTCATCTCTACTAGCTCTAAAGCTTCATCTACCCTTTTTCTTATTTCTTCAGGTGGAATTCCTAAATTTTCAGGACCAAAGGCTACATCTTCTTCAACAATAGTAGCTACTAGTTGATTATCAGGATTTTGAAATACCATACCTGCTGTTTCTCTTATATACCAAATTTTATCTTCATCTTTAGTATTCATACCATTAACATATACATCCCCTTTGGTAGGTAATAAAAGTCCATTCATGAGCTTAGCTAGAGTAGATTTCCCTGAGCCATTATGCCCAAGAATTACTAAATGCTCTCCTTTTTTTATGGAGATATTTATATCTTTAATAGCTATCAATTTATCTTCTTCTCCTAAGGAGTTATAAGAGTTATATTCATAAGTTACATTTTCAATCTTTATCATTTCTTCTGCCATTTCTATCCCCTAACTTTTATTTATTTCCATAAATAATATAACATAAGGATATGCTTTAATCAATGTATATGAAATAAAATTAAATTAGGGACTAAGTAATTGCTTAAGGAGACCAAAGGTCTCCCCTACTTAATCCCCAACTTCTTATACCAATTCTATAATGGCTATTTCCGCACCATCTCCTCTGCGAGGTCCTAGTTTCAATACTCTAGTATATCCTCCATCCCTTTCAGAGTAATTTGGTGCAATTTCCTCAAATAATTTAGTTACCACATCTTCATCATATATATAAGCTAATACTTGCCTTCGTGCATGTAAATCTCCTCTTTTAGCAAGAGTAATCATTTTTTCAGCCATTCTTTGAGTTTCTTTTGCTCTAGGAACAGTAGTCTCTATCCTACCATTTCTAAAAAGAGATGTTACTTGATTCCTAAGCATCGCTTTCCTATGAGCAGTAGGGCGACCAAGTTTTCTCAATGTAGCCATATTTATCCCTCCTTCATATCCTTCTTACTATTCATCACTTTCCTTTAAAGATAAACCTAATTCAGCTAGTTTGTTTTGAATTTCCTCAAGGGATTTTTTACCAAGATTTCTTACCTTCATCATATCCTCTGCTGTTTTTTGAGTTAATTCTTCTACTGTATTGATACCTGCTCTCTTTAAACAGTTATAACTTCGAACTGATAAATCTAGTTCTTCTACTGTCATTTCTAATACCTTTTCTTTTTCATCTTCTTCTTTTTCTACCATTATTTCTACGTCATTTACATGTTCTGTTAAATTAATAAATAAATTCAAATGTTCGGTAAGTATCTTTGCACCTAATGAAGTAGCTTCTTCTGGAGTTAAAGTACCATCTGTCCATACTTCTAGGGTTAATTTGTCATAATCCGTAATTTGTCCTACTCTAGTGTTTTCAACTAAAAAATTAACCTTCTTAACAGGAGTAAATGAAGAATCCACAGGAATAACCCCTACTGGTTGACCTTCTCTTTTATTCCTTTCAGCTACACTATAACCTCGACCTTTTATCATTTCCATTTCCATATATAACTCTCCATCTTCATTGATGGTAGCTATATATAAATCCTTGTTTAGTATTTCTACATCAGGACCTGTAATGATATCTCCAGCTGTAACAACTTTTGGTCCTTTAGCTTCTAATCTTAAGGTCACTGGTTCATCAGAATATATTTTAGCTGCTATATCCTTTATATTTAATATTATCTCAGGAACATCTTCTAATACACCTGGTACCGTTGAAAACTCATGTAATACCCCTTGAATACTTACAGAAGATACAGCTGCCCCAGGTAATG
This portion of the Keratinibaculum paraultunense genome encodes:
- the rpsI gene encoding 30S ribosomal protein S9 translates to MANVQYIGTGRRKTSVARVRLLPGSGKITINKRDIDDYFDFDTLKVLVREPLEITDTLDKYDVFVNVYGGGFTGQAGAIRHGIARALLEADEELRPVLKKAGLLTRDPRMKERKKYGLKKARKAPQFSKR
- the truA gene encoding tRNA pseudouridine(38-40) synthase TruA, translating into MPNIKLTIQYEGTNYIGWQKQLKGDSIQGEIERAIKCITGEEVNLIASGRTDSGVHALGQVANFLTNSFIPPDKFKYALNTKLPEDISIIESEEVPCDFHARYDAIGKKYMYLIYNNPIRNPIYRRFVYHVPYPLNYKNMKEGAKYVIGTHDFSAFMASNSNVRSTVRTISNAYLSKKNELILFKIEGNGFLYNMVRIIVGTLIEIGQGKLKPCDISHIIESKNRNLAGPTAPPQGLFLERVYY
- a CDS encoding DNA-directed RNA polymerase subunit alpha; the protein is MIEIEKPNIEIVEVNEDNTYGKFVVEPLERGYGTTLGNSLRRVLLSSLPGAAVSSVSIQGVLHEFSTVPGVLEDVPEIILNIKDIAAKIYSDEPVTLRLEAKGPKVVTAGDIITGPDVEILNKDLYIATINEDGELYMEMEMIKGRGYSVAERNKREGQPVGVIPVDSSFTPVKKVNFLVENTRVGQITDYDKLTLEVWTDGTLTPEEATSLGAKILTEHLNLFINLTEHVNDVEIMVEKEEDEKEKVLEMTVEELDLSVRSYNCLKRAGINTVEELTQKTAEDMMKVRNLGKKSLEEIQNKLAELGLSLKESDE
- the rplM gene encoding 50S ribosomal protein L13 translates to MNSYMAKPNEIDRKWYVIDAEGKVLGRLASEVATILRGKHKPIYTPHVDTGDYVIIINADKVKLTGKKLEQKKYRYHTGYPGGLRTIPYSRMMKENPEKAIYLAVKGMLPKNRLGRKMIKKLRVYSGPEHNHEAQQPELYEF
- the rplQ gene encoding 50S ribosomal protein L17 is translated as MATLRKLGRPTAHRKAMLRNQVTSLFRNGRIETTVPRAKETQRMAEKMITLAKRGDLHARRQVLAYIYDEDVVTKLFEEIAPNYSERDGGYTRVLKLGPRRGDGAEIAIIELV
- a CDS encoding energy-coupling factor transporter ATPase produces the protein MAEEMIKIENVTYEYNSYNSLGEEDKLIAIKDINISIKKGEHLVILGHNGSGKSTLAKLMNGLLLPTKGDVYVNGMNTKDEDKIWYIRETAGMVFQNPDNQLVATIVEEDVAFGPENLGIPPEEIRKRVDEALELVEMTEYKKHAPHLLSGGQKQRVAIAGILAMRPECIILDEPTAMLDPNGRKEIINTIKKLNKEEHKTIVHITHYMDEAVEADRILVIKKGQIVMEGNPREIFSQVERMKALGLDVPQVTELAYELKKEGINIDTSILTVEELVNAL
- a CDS encoding energy-coupling factor transporter transmembrane component T family protein, yielding MLKDITIGQYFPKDTFVHRLDPRIKILIVAMFIISLFFIDTFYPYILILAFILVSIKLSEIPVKYVFKGLKPLMPIIIITFVINTLFTKGEVLLALGPITITKEGLSQATFMALRLIFLITGTSLLTLTTSPISLTDGIEKLLSPFRKVGLPAHELAMMMTIALRFIPTLLEETDKIMKAQMARGADFESGNIMNRAKNLVPLLVPLFINAFRRADELANAMEARCYRGGENRTRLNELKLKPNDILAISICAIFFGFIMSTKYISYI
- a CDS encoding energy-coupling factor transporter ATPase codes for the protein MIIKIENLNYIYNPGTPFEKKALNNINLDIARGDFIGLIGHTGSGKSTLVQHLNGLIRPTSGKIIIDGIDITSNEVNLREIRQKVGLVFQYPEYQLFEETVYKDVAFGPKNLGLEEDEIKSRVKKAIELVGLDYDSIKDRSPFELSGGQKRRVAIAGILAMKPEVLVLDEPTAGLDPRGRDEVLGRIQSLYEEEGITIILVSHSMEDIAKLVNKIIVMYEGEIAMEGKTREIFKQAEKLEQMGLGIPQITMFMRQYKKKGNEVRDDIITVEEAKEEILRYLRSRKNA
- the cwlD gene encoding N-acetylmuramoyl-L-alanine amidase CwlD yields the protein MLKVIYVKKRHIYSLLIIICILIILSIVLIKNKSIPTINPLIIDKIIGIDPGHGGMDPGTVSKNGILEADINLKIALKLKDIIEKNGGKVIITRENKNSLADKKREDLDMRREIIEKGNCDIFLSIHLNSFKDSRYYGAQVFYNEDFQENKLLAECIQEELRLILDINNTRVPQKRDDVYLLNGLNIPSVLIECGFLSNEEEEKLLQLENYQKKIAQGIYNGIIKFLEEMNEKDRLNVDKFCG